In Phycisphaerae bacterium, the following proteins share a genomic window:
- a CDS encoding DUF169 domain-containing protein, protein MAFKIKDAFLERWSRYFGRAELPIVFFYTDQEIEAETITPPQGHRCVIADIAKARRGRTVRLDATSLGCSGARNYLGFSRERMPDFEYFLSCGIPGRMEGERYKKTPELVRQFLANAPEFEAPARFVVFKRWDTLEPSDEPEAVIFFASADVLAGLFTLANFEEADPFGVIAPFAAGCGTMVEYPYLENRSQRPRAVLGSFDVSARPCLRSDELTFAVPMKRFVRMVENMDESFLIAHDWEKVRRRMDSGKSGRSETTP, encoded by the coding sequence ATGGCTTTCAAGATCAAGGATGCGTTTCTGGAGCGTTGGAGCAGGTACTTCGGCCGGGCCGAACTGCCGATCGTGTTCTTCTACACCGACCAGGAGATCGAAGCCGAGACAATCACGCCGCCGCAAGGCCACCGCTGCGTGATCGCCGACATCGCCAAAGCTCGGCGCGGCCGGACGGTGCGGCTGGACGCGACGTCATTAGGCTGCAGCGGAGCGAGGAACTACCTGGGTTTTTCGCGCGAGCGGATGCCGGATTTCGAGTACTTCCTGTCCTGCGGTATTCCCGGCCGCATGGAAGGCGAACGCTACAAGAAGACGCCGGAGTTGGTCAGGCAGTTCCTCGCGAACGCTCCGGAGTTCGAGGCCCCGGCGCGATTTGTCGTCTTTAAGCGATGGGACACTCTGGAACCGTCGGACGAACCGGAAGCGGTGATCTTCTTCGCCTCAGCGGACGTGCTCGCGGGCCTGTTCACGCTGGCCAATTTCGAGGAGGCGGACCCGTTCGGCGTGATCGCCCCGTTCGCCGCCGGCTGTGGCACGATGGTCGAGTATCCCTACCTGGAAAACCGCAGCCAGCGCCCACGGGCGGTCCTGGGCAGCTTTGACGTTTCAGCCCGTCCCTGTCTCCGCAGCGACGAACTGACCTTCGCCGTGCCGATGAAGAGATTCGTCCGGATGGTCGAGAACATGGATGAGAGCTTCCTGATCGCCCACGACTGGGAAAAAGTCCGGCGGAGAATGGACAGCGGGAAATCGGGACGCAGCGAGACGACCCCATGA
- a CDS encoding carbon-nitrogen family hydrolase, with amino-acid sequence MRIAAVQLDIAWEDKGESLARAKRLIEAARVERGDLVVLPEMFSTGFSMEVERIAEGEAKPAERFLAETAVRYGCFTLGGVVNLSRDGRGRNEAVAFGPDGCLIARYCKLHPFSFAGETRFYEPGEQVVTFDWGQAKVAPFVCYDLRFPEAFRRAVRSGATVFAVIANWPAARAHHWRALLIARAIENQAYVVGVNRCGRDPKLDYAGETRIIGPKGETLAEAAGEQAVIATEIDLADLEHYRRKFPALRDMREEFFPQQSR; translated from the coding sequence ATGAGGATCGCGGCGGTTCAACTGGATATCGCGTGGGAGGATAAGGGCGAAAGCCTGGCTCGGGCAAAGCGGCTGATCGAGGCGGCGCGGGTCGAGCGAGGCGATCTGGTGGTGTTGCCGGAGATGTTCTCGACCGGGTTCAGCATGGAGGTGGAGCGGATCGCCGAAGGCGAGGCGAAACCGGCTGAGCGGTTCCTGGCGGAAACGGCGGTGCGGTACGGGTGCTTCACGCTGGGCGGCGTGGTGAATCTCAGCCGCGACGGCCGAGGTCGCAACGAAGCCGTCGCCTTCGGGCCGGACGGTTGCCTGATCGCGCGGTACTGCAAGCTGCACCCGTTTTCGTTCGCGGGTGAAACGCGATTCTACGAACCGGGCGAGCAGGTGGTCACGTTCGACTGGGGTCAGGCGAAGGTCGCGCCCTTTGTCTGCTACGACCTGCGGTTTCCCGAGGCGTTTCGCCGGGCGGTGCGGTCGGGAGCGACGGTCTTCGCCGTGATCGCCAACTGGCCGGCGGCACGGGCACACCACTGGCGGGCACTGCTGATTGCCAGGGCCATCGAGAACCAAGCCTACGTGGTCGGGGTTAACCGCTGCGGCCGCGACCCCAAACTGGACTACGCGGGCGAGACCCGGATCATCGGCCCCAAAGGCGAGACTCTGGCCGAGGCCGCCGGCGAGCAGGCCGTGATCGCCACCGAGATCGATCTGGCGGACCTGGAACACTACCGGCGGAAATTTCCCGCCCTTCGCGACATGCGCGAAGAGTTCTTTCCACAGCAATCCCGGTGA
- a CDS encoding PilZ domain-containing protein, whose protein sequence is MGPTEAQTQEHRKAKRYKLDWPVCVWHEATGKFYNGRSVNISSNGALLRLPLTAPIRMAEGLEVNFPSPEGLAADRYPAKVFTSQVVRVNRPQSILDGQQQVAVRFELS, encoded by the coding sequence ATGGGACCCACGGAAGCCCAAACCCAGGAACATCGCAAAGCCAAGCGGTACAAACTCGACTGGCCGGTCTGCGTCTGGCATGAGGCAACCGGCAAGTTCTACAACGGCCGAAGCGTCAATATCTCGTCCAACGGCGCCCTATTGCGCCTGCCGCTGACGGCCCCCATCCGCATGGCGGAGGGACTCGAGGTCAACTTCCCCTCGCCGGAAGGTCTTGCCGCCGACCGCTATCCAGCCAAGGTGTTCACCAGCCAAGTCGTCCGCGTCAATCGTCCTCAATCGATCCTGGACGGACAGCAGCAGGTGGCGGTGCGGTTCGAGTTGTCGTAA